In Halanaerobium saccharolyticum subsp. saccharolyticum DSM 6643, one DNA window encodes the following:
- the pgsC gene encoding poly-gamma-glutamate biosynthesis protein PgsC, whose amino-acid sequence MLIESVGIGILVSFIYTEITGFYAGGIIVPGYLAFFWQEPYRILATITTAMLTYIVVKSLSNYVIMYSRRRFTACVVIAYLIGWFYRSLFIEYFPLSEDLRVIGYIIPGLIANDMLRQGITATLSSLTFVSIFLRLLMLLFI is encoded by the coding sequence ATGTTAATAGAGTCAGTTGGAATAGGAATTTTGGTCAGTTTCATTTACACAGAAATAACAGGTTTTTATGCAGGTGGAATTATCGTTCCGGGTTACTTGGCCTTCTTTTGGCAGGAGCCCTACCGAATTTTAGCAACTATAACTACAGCGATGTTAACTTATATTGTTGTGAAATCTTTATCAAATTATGTTATAATGTATAGTAGGAGAAGGTTTACAGCCTGTGTGGTCATTGCTTACCTCATTGGCTGGTTTTACAGATCACTTTTTATTGAATATTTCCCACTCAGCGAAGACTTAAGAGTTATTGGTTATATTATACCCGGTTTAATTGCCAATGATATGCTGAGACAAGGAATTACTGCTACCCTTTCTTCGCTAACCTTTGTTTCTATATTTTTAAGATTGTTAATGCTTTTATTTATCTAA
- the pgsW gene encoding poly-gamma-glutamate system protein, giving the protein MFTKWIEGKINIRIIIISALIALFSLLLISICSSRTEHPAYKNQIKAAQKMKLAEEKIYQIKIDQGYQIDTALDPNKTALIGKEYTPITTTLGNLKAKRTATNPDFAALIIRYFDQLNLKKGDKIAVGASGSFPGLILAVISAAETIDLDVELIYSIGASMYGANIPDFTFIEMLNQLQKYNILKTKITAISFGGDNDRADNLFFIENKDSFFEISKKSNLPLIYEATLNESIEQRIEIFKNNSPNKKIKAFINIGGASANFGNTTSSVKFENGLTIPGKLNTEYAKNGLISHFLSKNIPIIHLLNIENLARKSGIKVDPVPLPEPGKADVYYIVEHNKKLILLMIIIITFPLFTAIFRNNKEAK; this is encoded by the coding sequence ATGTTTACTAAGTGGATTGAAGGAAAAATAAATATAAGAATAATAATTATTTCTGCCCTAATTGCCTTATTTTCTCTCCTTCTCATTTCAATCTGTAGTTCTAGAACAGAACATCCAGCTTATAAAAACCAGATTAAAGCTGCTCAAAAAATGAAATTGGCTGAAGAAAAAATTTACCAGATTAAAATTGATCAGGGTTATCAAATAGATACTGCTTTGGATCCTAATAAAACTGCTTTAATTGGTAAAGAATATACTCCTATTACAACAACTTTAGGTAATTTAAAAGCCAAGAGAACTGCTACAAATCCAGATTTTGCTGCTCTTATTATAAGATACTTTGATCAACTTAATTTAAAAAAGGGCGATAAAATTGCTGTTGGCGCAAGTGGTTCTTTCCCAGGACTAATTCTAGCAGTTATTTCTGCTGCTGAAACAATTGATTTAGATGTGGAACTTATCTATTCAATTGGAGCTTCAATGTATGGTGCTAATATTCCAGATTTCACTTTTATTGAAATGCTTAACCAATTACAAAAATATAATATCTTAAAAACTAAAATTACAGCTATTTCATTTGGCGGTGACAATGATCGTGCAGATAATCTTTTCTTTATAGAAAATAAAGACAGCTTTTTCGAAATTTCTAAAAAATCAAATCTGCCTTTAATTTACGAAGCAACACTTAATGAAAGTATTGAACAAAGAATTGAAATCTTTAAAAATAACTCCCCAAATAAGAAAATAAAAGCTTTCATTAATATCGGTGGTGCCTCTGCTAATTTTGGGAATACAACTTCTTCAGTGAAATTTGAAAATGGCTTAACTATACCAGGTAAATTAAATACAGAATATGCAAAAAACGGTTTAATCTCACATTTTCTTTCCAAAAATATTCCAATTATCCACCTCTTAAATATTGAAAACCTAGCCCGAAAAAGTGGTATAAAGGTGGATCCTGTTCCTCTACCTGAGCCGGGTAAAGCTGATGTTTATTATATTGTCGAACATAATAAAAAATTGATTTTACTAATGATTATAATAATTACTTTTCCTCTATTCACTGCAATTTTTAGAAATAATAAGGAGGCTAAATAA
- the grdD gene encoding glycine/sarcosine/betaine reductase complex component C subunit alpha has product MTENVKKRVAGVFNEVAAAIESGEFGDKKKIGLTLLDSEHGVDELKKAAEIAENNYNDLEVDLIGCEEEKCSCLADAHSIMDQKLDNNELDAAVTLHYSFPLGVSTVGRVVTPGQGKEMLIATTTGTTDTNRVPSMLKNTIYGIAAAKSLGIEKPTVGILNVEGARLVEKNLQKLKENGYEFEFATSVRADGGSVMRGNDLLLGVPDVMVTDTLTGNMLMKVFSAFNTGGQYEAVGYGYGPGVGDNFDKLIGIISRASGAPVIANAIKFMAEVSKGNLLEITKAEIKAANNAGLKDIISELKSSSSAAEAEAVKEPNKKVTDEEISGIDILEIEAAKESLWKKDIYAETGMGCTGPVILIAEADEEKARAELKKAGFIE; this is encoded by the coding sequence ATGACAGAAAATGTAAAGAAAAGAGTTGCCGGAGTGTTTAATGAGGTTGCAGCCGCTATTGAATCAGGTGAGTTTGGTGATAAAAAGAAAATTGGCCTGACTTTACTTGATAGTGAACATGGAGTTGATGAACTAAAAAAGGCTGCAGAAATCGCTGAAAATAATTATAATGATTTAGAGGTAGACTTAATCGGCTGTGAAGAAGAAAAATGCAGCTGTCTGGCAGATGCGCATTCTATAATGGATCAAAAATTAGATAATAATGAGCTGGATGCTGCAGTTACCTTGCATTATAGTTTTCCTTTAGGTGTATCAACAGTAGGTAGAGTTGTAACTCCTGGTCAGGGAAAAGAGATGTTGATTGCTACTACTACAGGAACTACTGATACAAATCGAGTTCCCTCAATGCTTAAAAATACTATTTATGGGATAGCAGCTGCAAAATCTTTAGGGATTGAAAAACCAACAGTAGGTATTTTAAATGTAGAAGGAGCAAGACTTGTAGAAAAAAATCTGCAGAAGTTAAAAGAAAATGGTTATGAGTTTGAATTTGCAACTTCTGTAAGAGCAGATGGTGGTTCTGTGATGAGAGGAAATGATCTGCTTTTAGGAGTACCCGATGTAATGGTAACCGATACTCTAACCGGGAATATGCTGATGAAAGTATTTTCTGCCTTTAATACAGGTGGACAGTACGAAGCAGTTGGTTATGGTTATGGTCCTGGAGTTGGAGACAATTTTGATAAATTAATCGGAATTATCTCACGTGCTTCTGGAGCCCCAGTAATTGCTAATGCGATTAAATTTATGGCAGAAGTAAGTAAGGGTAATTTATTAGAAATTACTAAAGCAGAAATAAAAGCAGCTAATAATGCTGGTTTAAAAGATATAATATCTGAACTTAAGAGCAGCAGTTCAGCGGCAGAAGCTGAAGCAGTAAAAGAACCAAACAAAAAAGTAACTGATGAAGAGATATCAGGTATTGATATTCTAGAAATAGAGGCTGCCAAAGAAAGTCTCTGGAAAAAAGATATATATGCAGAAACAGGAATGGGATGTACAGGACCAGTAATCTTAATTGCTGAAGCAGATGAAGAAAAAGCAAGAGCAGAGCTAAAAAAGGCAGGTTTTATTGAGTAA
- a CDS encoding response regulator produces MKKILAVDDEEDILFTLEAVADVADLNMTTTSRGLKALKYIKNNKFDLLLVDYHMPDINGLKLVKEIRKIDKEIPILVLTVDESMDLAEKFLKAGADDFANKPIKTADLISRINLHLNYNKSYKNADEKIKALNIPKGMTQKTLSIIYDYLTKIKKAETIEEISEGTNLAYQTVHRYLNYIADENLVKVKLNYGKVGRPIHRYKLN; encoded by the coding sequence TTGAAAAAAATACTAGCAGTTGATGACGAAGAAGATATTCTATTTACTTTGGAAGCCGTTGCTGATGTTGCCGACTTAAATATGACCACTACCTCTAGGGGGCTAAAAGCTTTAAAATATATAAAAAATAATAAATTTGATCTGTTATTAGTTGATTATCATATGCCTGATATCAATGGCTTAAAACTTGTCAAAGAAATAAGGAAAATAGATAAAGAAATTCCAATCCTTGTTTTAACCGTAGACGAATCAATGGATCTAGCAGAAAAGTTTTTAAAGGCGGGTGCCGATGATTTTGCTAATAAGCCGATTAAAACTGCAGATTTAATTTCAAGAATTAATCTTCATTTAAATTATAATAAAAGCTACAAAAACGCTGACGAAAAAATTAAGGCTTTAAATATTCCCAAGGGAATGACGCAAAAAACTCTTTCTATAATTTATGATTATTTAACAAAAATTAAAAAAGCAGAAACTATTGAAGAAATTTCTGAAGGTACAAATCTTGCCTATCAAACAGTGCATCGTTACTTAAATTATATTGCTGATGAAAATTTAGTGAAAGTAAAACTCAATTATGGAAAAGTGGGCAGGCCTATTCATCGATATAAATTGAACTAA
- a CDS encoding DUF6305 family protein has protein sequence MIKKALFFTVISLFVLSFITSAAMPVFEQPVVVTTCGQSPGALMVKMISQQVGIDITQNDLLTAEGLEGSDYKTLIVTMGTSGKGMGAAGTNMKEEAERINNLITTAKENGLQVLGAHIEGMSRRADDNDAKSIEIVMHQSDALIIKDASNQDGFFTEKSEELNIPAVFFDKNNEMGEAIKKLFDIQ, from the coding sequence ATGATTAAAAAAGCTTTATTTTTTACAGTAATCTCATTATTTGTTTTAAGTTTTATTACTTCTGCTGCAATGCCTGTTTTTGAACAGCCGGTTGTAGTCACAACCTGTGGTCAAAGCCCAGGTGCACTAATGGTTAAAATGATTTCTCAGCAGGTTGGAATTGATATTACCCAAAATGATCTACTAACTGCTGAAGGTTTAGAAGGAAGTGATTACAAGACTTTAATTGTTACAATGGGAACTAGTGGTAAAGGTATGGGAGCTGCAGGAACTAATATGAAAGAAGAAGCAGAAAGAATTAATAATTTAATTACAACTGCAAAAGAAAATGGGCTGCAGGTCTTAGGTGCTCATATTGAAGGTATGTCAAGACGCGCTGATGATAATGATGCCAAATCAATTGAAATCGTAATGCATCAAAGCGATGCGCTAATTATCAAAGATGCAAGTAATCAGGATGGATTTTTTACAGAAAAAAGTGAAGAATTAAATATCCCAGCTGTATTTTTTGATAAAAACAATGAAATGGGAGAAGCAATCAAAAAACTATTCGATATTCAATAA
- a CDS encoding DUF6305 family protein, giving the protein MKSHFLELFLICLLIFIIFSSFAYAENTKYYPAQPVAITCPGQSPDGLMVKVVLEKENVDFFYHPFLEAENLENYPTIFISVGHSCKGVGAAGIDFESELQRSKNLIEEARAKNKFIVLTHFGGKNRREERSDKLLKIVAPYADYMIISKNSNFDNYFSEIAIKYDIPLAEADNLSQIKPIISRLFNSKSKNVEYFVNGDQGDKTIIISAGIHGNEIASQLAALRLKKAKINGGQLVIIPRANPKAITAGKRNHPDDQLLNRSFPGKIGGSIAENRAAEIFNLIEKFSPDLMLDLHESEEFNSVNKNFVGQSIIAYPDDQAIWQASQAVELINEGIDKNIEKFALITPPKTGSLAEAVGKNLNIPAFTLESCEKLELKKRIDYQIELITLLLNINGVELRWP; this is encoded by the coding sequence ATGAAGTCCCATTTTTTAGAACTATTTTTAATTTGCCTTTTAATTTTCATAATTTTTAGTTCATTTGCTTATGCAGAAAACACAAAATATTATCCTGCTCAACCAGTTGCTATAACATGTCCGGGGCAAAGCCCAGATGGCCTAATGGTCAAAGTTGTATTGGAAAAAGAAAATGTTGATTTCTTTTATCATCCTTTTTTAGAAGCCGAAAATTTAGAAAATTACCCCACTATCTTTATTTCAGTCGGCCATAGCTGTAAAGGTGTCGGAGCTGCTGGAATAGACTTTGAATCTGAGCTGCAGAGAAGCAAAAACTTAATTGAAGAGGCAAGAGCTAAAAATAAATTTATAGTCTTAACTCATTTTGGAGGTAAAAATCGCCGAGAAGAAAGGTCTGATAAATTACTTAAAATAGTTGCTCCCTATGCCGATTATATGATTATCTCAAAAAACAGTAATTTTGATAACTACTTTTCTGAAATAGCTATTAAATATGATATACCTTTGGCTGAAGCAGATAACCTTTCGCAAATTAAACCAATAATTAGTCGCCTCTTTAACAGCAAATCTAAAAATGTAGAGTATTTTGTAAATGGTGACCAGGGAGATAAAACCATTATAATAAGTGCTGGTATCCACGGAAACGAAATAGCATCTCAATTAGCTGCTTTAAGATTAAAAAAGGCGAAAATAAATGGTGGTCAGCTGGTAATAATTCCGCGTGCAAATCCAAAGGCAATAACTGCTGGAAAGAGAAATCATCCGGATGATCAGTTACTAAATCGATCTTTTCCTGGTAAAATTGGAGGATCTATTGCAGAAAATAGAGCAGCAGAAATTTTTAATCTTATCGAAAAATTTTCACCTGATTTAATGCTGGATCTACATGAGTCAGAAGAATTTAATAGTGTTAATAAAAACTTTGTGGGCCAATCTATTATTGCTTATCCTGATGATCAAGCTATCTGGCAGGCATCACAGGCAGTTGAGTTAATTAATGAGGGAATTGATAAAAATATTGAAAAATTTGCACTTATAACCCCACCTAAAACAGGAAGTCTTGCAGAAGCTGTTGGTAAAAATTTAAACATTCCAGCTTTTACTTTAGAAAGTTGTGAAAAATTAGAACTAAAAAAGCGAATCGATTATCAGATAGAACTTATAACTTTATTACTGAACATAAATGGAGTTGAGCTGAGGTGGCCTTAA
- a CDS encoding alanine/glycine:cation symporter family protein: MAFFQYVNGILWGPVMMVLLLGTGVLFTWKLRFIQFRRLKDAFKETFGKMFDKSVGADASGISSFQALSTAVAAQVGTGNLVGVSTAIAAGGPGAVFWMWISGVFGMGTVFAEAVLGQEFKESVDGEMTGGPAFYIRNGLGSKTLAGLFAVSIVMALGIVGNMVQSNSIATAMSEAFGISTLVIGIVIAILVGLVIIGGLKRIANITERVVPFMAVMYFLASLVVILINYQSIIPSVKMIFYGAFNPAAATGGVIGVSIKQAFRYGIARGLFSNEAGMGSTPHAHAVAKVDHPAQQGLVAIFGVFFDTFIVCTMTALVIITSGVFKSEAMRGAAMTQAGFAQALGGMGEKFVAIGLFFFAFTTIISWYYFGEANIKYLFGKGKVKFYRWAVVLCVILGAVMKVPVIWEMADMFNGIMVIPNVVALLGMVSLVSKIYDDYEYDFLEGNDSEYENQDLKKKNAN; this comes from the coding sequence ATGGCTTTTTTTCAGTATGTCAATGGTATTCTCTGGGGTCCGGTAATGATGGTGCTTCTTTTAGGAACGGGTGTATTATTTACCTGGAAGCTTAGATTTATACAGTTTAGAAGGCTTAAAGATGCTTTTAAAGAAACATTTGGAAAAATGTTTGATAAATCGGTTGGTGCTGATGCATCAGGGATCTCTTCTTTCCAGGCTTTATCTACTGCGGTTGCGGCACAGGTTGGTACTGGTAATCTAGTTGGAGTTTCAACTGCAATAGCTGCTGGAGGACCAGGAGCTGTATTCTGGATGTGGATCAGTGGTGTTTTTGGAATGGGAACAGTTTTTGCTGAGGCAGTTTTAGGTCAGGAATTCAAAGAAAGTGTAGATGGAGAAATGACCGGTGGACCAGCATTTTACATAAGAAATGGATTAGGGAGTAAAACTCTGGCTGGACTTTTTGCTGTTTCTATAGTTATGGCTCTAGGGATAGTTGGTAACATGGTGCAATCTAATTCTATTGCTACAGCAATGTCTGAGGCTTTTGGAATTTCTACTTTAGTGATTGGAATTGTTATTGCTATCTTGGTCGGACTGGTTATTATTGGTGGTTTGAAAAGAATAGCTAATATTACTGAAAGGGTAGTACCATTTATGGCAGTGATGTATTTTTTAGCCAGTTTAGTTGTTATCTTAATTAATTATCAAAGCATTATTCCTTCAGTGAAAATGATTTTTTATGGTGCTTTCAATCCGGCAGCTGCTACTGGTGGTGTAATTGGGGTTTCAATTAAACAAGCTTTCCGTTATGGTATTGCAAGGGGTTTGTTTTCTAATGAAGCTGGTATGGGTTCTACACCTCATGCACATGCTGTAGCTAAGGTTGATCACCCCGCACAGCAGGGTTTAGTTGCTATATTCGGTGTGTTCTTCGACACCTTTATTGTTTGTACTATGACAGCTTTAGTAATTATTACAAGTGGTGTTTTTAAAAGTGAAGCAATGCGCGGAGCAGCTATGACTCAAGCTGGATTTGCTCAGGCTTTAGGTGGTATGGGAGAGAAATTTGTTGCTATAGGATTATTTTTCTTCGCTTTTACAACGATTATCAGTTGGTACTACTTTGGTGAAGCAAATATTAAATATTTATTTGGTAAAGGAAAAGTTAAGTTTTATCGCTGGGCTGTAGTCCTTTGTGTGATTTTAGGAGCTGTTATGAAAGTTCCAGTAATCTGGGAAATGGCTGATATGTTTAATGGTATCATGGTTATTCCTAATGTTGTAGCATTATTAGGGATGGTATCACTTGTTTCTAAGATTTATGATGATTATGAATATGACTTTTTAGAGGGTAATGATTCCGAATACGAGAATCAAGATTTAAAAAAGAAAAATGCAAATTAA
- a CDS encoding dipeptidase — MLNKKILTITLAVLMVVFMGFTAVNACTSIMVGKDASTDGSVMTTHTCDGNYDARIQIIEGEKFEDDAMTTVYSSRCHEGIPGYTVTELGEIPQAKETYTYFHVAYPFMNEHGVMIGEATFSGRGELKNTDAILMIEELERLALQRAKTAREAVQIMGELAEEYGYADGGESLTVIDGEEAWMFEIVGPGPIWSPGSEEPGAIWAAKRVPDGHVSVVSNRSRIDTLDLDDPDNAMASENVKSFAENMGWWDPSEEFMFCATYNPNPYGAEYYQKRREWRVLSILAPSQDFDPQADRYPFSVKPDEKVSAQDLMAIKRDHYEGTRFDLTEGLAAGPFGNPNRYPTPTSVKPEGKKDMDWERAISMFRCSYSFVGQARSSMPAPIKSILWFGEDAPHSTVYVPVYSGTRELPEAFTSGRRDKFDRSSAWWAFDFVSNWADLKYSYMIEDIQAMQEKYESKFFAMQPAIDNAALEIYDSHGAERTKEFLTDYSYNNAQKVVDDWWEFADEMIYKYNDGYINSPDKIQSVGYPTEWLEEVGFGEGTVAE; from the coding sequence ATGCTTAACAAAAAAATACTTACAATTACTCTCGCTGTTTTAATGGTTGTTTTTATGGGATTTACAGCAGTTAATGCTTGTACTTCGATTATGGTTGGTAAAGATGCCTCAACTGATGGTTCAGTTATGACAACTCACACCTGTGATGGTAACTATGATGCAAGAATTCAAATTATTGAAGGAGAAAAATTTGAAGATGATGCAATGACAACCGTTTACAGTTCACGCTGTCATGAAGGAATTCCTGGTTATACTGTTACTGAATTAGGAGAAATTCCTCAGGCAAAAGAAACATATACCTATTTCCACGTTGCCTATCCTTTTATGAATGAACATGGAGTTATGATTGGTGAAGCAACCTTTAGTGGTAGAGGTGAATTAAAGAACACAGATGCAATTCTAATGATTGAAGAATTAGAAAGACTAGCTCTTCAAAGAGCAAAAACAGCTAGAGAAGCAGTTCAAATCATGGGAGAACTTGCAGAAGAATATGGTTATGCTGATGGTGGAGAATCTCTAACAGTTATTGATGGTGAAGAAGCATGGATGTTCGAAATCGTAGGTCCTGGACCAATATGGTCTCCAGGAAGCGAAGAACCTGGAGCTATCTGGGCTGCTAAAAGAGTACCTGATGGCCATGTTAGTGTAGTTTCCAATAGAAGTAGAATTGATACCTTAGATCTTGATGATCCAGATAATGCAATGGCTTCTGAAAATGTAAAATCTTTTGCAGAAAATATGGGCTGGTGGGACCCTTCTGAAGAATTTATGTTCTGTGCAACATACAACCCTAATCCCTATGGTGCAGAGTATTATCAAAAACGTCGCGAGTGGAGAGTTTTATCTATTTTAGCTCCATCTCAGGATTTTGATCCTCAAGCAGATCGTTATCCCTTCTCAGTTAAGCCTGATGAAAAAGTATCTGCTCAAGATTTAATGGCTATTAAGCGTGATCATTATGAAGGTACTAGATTCGATTTAACTGAAGGTCTAGCCGCTGGTCCATTTGGTAACCCAAATAGATATCCTACACCTACCTCTGTAAAACCTGAAGGTAAAAAAGATATGGATTGGGAAAGAGCTATTTCAATGTTCCGCTGTTCATATAGTTTTGTAGGTCAGGCTCGTAGTTCAATGCCTGCACCAATCAAATCAATACTCTGGTTCGGCGAAGATGCTCCACATTCTACCGTTTATGTTCCAGTTTATAGTGGTACAAGAGAACTTCCAGAAGCATTTACTTCCGGTAGAAGAGATAAATTTGATAGATCATCTGCTTGGTGGGCTTTTGATTTTGTATCCAATTGGGCAGATCTAAAATATTCATATATGATAGAAGATATTCAAGCAATGCAGGAAAAATATGAAAGTAAATTCTTTGCTATGCAGCCTGCTATCGACAATGCTGCTCTAGAAATCTATGATTCACATGGTGCTGAAAGAACAAAAGAATTCTTAACTGACTACAGTTATAATAATGCACAAAAAGTTGTAGATGACTGGTGGGAATTTGCTGATGAGATGATTTATAAGTATAATGATGGATATATTAACTCTCCAGATAAGATTCAATCTGTTGGATATCCTACAGAATGGTTAGAAGAAGTAGGATTCGGTGAAGGCACTGTAGCTGAGTAA
- a CDS encoding HAMP domain-containing sensor histidine kinase has translation MALNINFKKIDKNKLLTSIFIIIAAVILPYFTKEPQYNLLQQLYQSITAQDSGLLLLVSAKLVILNTLRHLPIYLGAFILAESLEIFTPFKNFTFLITLIIIPIIYQIISIVYDIDFVFAGPSYLTILIIFILHFLTKDIHHIFIKTIIISLFLFSIDWLDIIPFLSNYGFGRGEIIVSIREVTEFIEAEYIMNFFGFTFSIIIMINALILTRVVIYYYNNLKLIEESREKEEKIRELELEAVKSRYFSEIKHLVHDLKTPLVTIQGLSGVIALKIGNKKIQQYTEKISNSADKMGQMISEILYEDKKREISLEELFNFLKIQLALEEIDEHISFDYKPDLMIEANKVRLSRALINLIDNALKAIDFKKGEINIKAKKLTDKIKISIRDNGKGIAPDKINNIWEIGYTTGIENTGLGLHFVKEVIESHGGKISIESKLEEGTKAQILLPEVSNFEKNTSS, from the coding sequence GTGGCCTTAAACATTAATTTTAAAAAAATAGATAAAAACAAACTATTAACTTCTATTTTTATAATTATAGCTGCTGTTATTTTACCGTATTTTACCAAAGAGCCGCAATATAATCTATTACAGCAGCTTTATCAGAGTATTACAGCTCAAGATAGTGGTTTGCTACTTTTAGTTTCAGCAAAGTTAGTTATACTTAACACCTTAAGACATCTTCCTATTTATTTAGGAGCATTTATTTTAGCAGAAAGCCTTGAAATTTTTACTCCATTTAAAAACTTTACTTTCTTAATCACATTAATCATAATTCCTATAATATACCAAATTATTAGTATAGTTTACGATATAGACTTTGTTTTTGCCGGTCCATCCTATCTTACGATTTTAATAATTTTCATTCTTCATTTTTTAACTAAAGATATTCACCATATTTTTATTAAAACTATTATTATTTCTCTTTTCTTATTTAGTATAGATTGGCTTGATATTATTCCATTTTTAAGCAATTATGGCTTTGGCCGGGGAGAAATAATAGTTTCTATTAGAGAAGTTACAGAATTTATTGAAGCAGAATATATAATGAACTTTTTCGGCTTCACATTTTCTATTATAATTATGATCAATGCTTTAATTTTAACTAGAGTTGTTATCTACTATTATAATAATTTAAAGCTGATTGAAGAAAGCCGCGAAAAAGAAGAAAAAATTAGAGAGCTAGAGTTAGAAGCTGTTAAATCTAGATATTTCAGTGAAATAAAACATCTTGTTCATGATTTAAAAACACCTTTAGTCACTATTCAGGGCTTAAGTGGGGTAATTGCTTTAAAAATAGGAAATAAAAAAATTCAGCAATATACTGAAAAAATAAGTAATTCAGCAGATAAAATGGGTCAGATGATTTCTGAAATACTTTATGAAGATAAAAAGAGGGAAATATCATTAGAAGAATTATTTAATTTCCTTAAGATTCAGCTTGCTTTAGAAGAAATAGATGAGCATATATCTTTTGATTATAAGCCCGATTTGATGATTGAAGCCAATAAAGTGAGGTTATCTCGTGCCCTAATAAATTTAATAGATAATGCTCTCAAAGCAATAGATTTTAAAAAAGGTGAAATTAATATTAAAGCTAAAAAATTAACTGATAAAATTAAAATATCTATCAGAGATAATGGTAAAGGAATAGCTCCAGATAAAATTAATAACATCTGGGAAATTGGTTACACTACAGGTATTGAAAATACTGGATTGGGACTTCATTTTGTTAAAGAAGTTATTGAAAGCCATGGTGGAAAAATTAGTATAGAAAGCAAATTAGAAGAGGGAACAAAAGCACAAATATTATTGCCGGAGGTGTCAAATTTTGAAAAAAATACTAGCAGTTGA